The window CCGCTTCCCCAATGGCCCTTAACGCGAGACTCCTGGAGAACGTCTGCTTTCTGGGTAGGGCCGCATCATCGAAGTTGGGCTACGGGACAAATTGCCCAGTCGAGAAATGTGCTTGCAAGTGACAGGAGAAACGGTAGACAACGACCATACTGTGGCCGACGAACTCATAGACGTTCATGAGGAGCTGGCGAACGCGCGAATCACACGATTCCATTGGGGACTTGCTGCCACAATGGGGGCACTCACCCTGTTCGATGGCTACGACACGTTCAGTCCGGCCTACGTCATCCACTACGTCATGCAGCCATGGAACCTCAAGGCGGGCCAAGCCGGACTCCTCGTCTCGAGCGGACTCGTCGGATTCTTGATCGGCGCGGCCGTGCACGGCTTGATAGCCGACCGCGTCGGCCGGCGCGTGACGTTGGTCGGTGGGCTTTGGATTGCCAGCGTCTTCAGTCTGGTCACTCCAATTCTCGGGACGTCCTTTTGGCCGTTCTGCACGATACGTTTCCTGACCGGTCTGGGTCTCGGTGTGCTTTTGCCCCTCGCGACCACCTACATCAATGAACTCACGCCGCGGCACGCCGCGAATACCTACACGATTTGGGGAGTCGGCCTGGGGTGGGCCGCGGGCGGGAGCTTGGCCGGTGTGGTGGGTGTCTTGGTGACGCCGCACTATGGCTGGAAGAGCCTTTACTGGATCGGCTGTTTCTCATTTGGCCTGATTCCAATTCTCCATCTTACGTTGCCAGAGTCTGTGAAGTTCCTCGCTCTGGGTGGCCGGACAGAGGAGATCAAGGCGATTCTGTCGCGCTTGCGGCCTGAACACGCGGCCCGGTATCGTGACGCGCGGATACCGATGGATTGTCGGGCCACCACGGAAGGCGCGATCGTAACGCTGCTCTCTGAACGCTATCGCGGGACTACGCTTTTCATTTGGACCTCCGCATTCTTTTGCCTGTTTTGCATTTTCGGCCTCTCAGGTTGGATCCCGACTGTCATGCTCCAGCGGGGCGAAACGTTTGCGGCGAGTTTTGGCTTCGGCGCGCTCATGCAGATCGCGGGCTTCCTTGGGGGTCTTGCGTGCGGTT of the Vicinamibacteria bacterium genome contains:
- a CDS encoding MFS transporter — translated: MADELIDVHEELANARITRFHWGLAATMGALTLFDGYDTFSPAYVIHYVMQPWNLKAGQAGLLVSSGLVGFLIGAAVHGLIADRVGRRVTLVGGLWIASVFSLVTPILGTSFWPFCTIRFLTGLGLGVLLPLATTYINELTPRHAANTYTIWGVGLGWAAGGSLAGVVGVLVTPHYGWKSLYWIGCFSFGLIPILHLTLPESVKFLALGGRTEEIKAILSRLRPEHAARYRDARIPMDCRATTEGAIVTLLSERYRGTTLFIWTSAFFCLFCIFGLSGWIPTVMLQRGETFAASFGFGALMQIAGFLGGLACGYISDRHGSRRAIIVLWWVLGAGSVFALLFSNNHLTNLSFVSAAGFFIIGGQFVLNNFTASAYETRVRATAVGMELSVGRIGAILGPWLTGLLQELYAGPTAMFLAITVAALIAAVAMAQAQGESQLVRHEGGGREATPATEGRRLMGTSKNRS